The genomic region ggacAAGAGATTTCATACCTCCACTACCCAAGCTACTATCGAATGAGAGTCTTACTATTACTTAGATTTGCTCcgttctaaaaataaaagatagaCATCCTTAGAATTTCTCGACCATCGCATTTTGGCAATGTTTGTATCGTCTGTTTTTATCCATTCGGTTTTCTTATCCCTAAGCAGTCTAATATAGTGGTGgttttttccgattttgccATGTAACACGGCACTATGGACGGAATATGAATCACCACAGATTTCAACTATAGTTGTTGGAACTGCTTTAAGTTTCCAActgctgattttttgtttaacatcctttttattgaacgaaaaaatgttcaattttacAATAAGTACCCCGCAGCTACTACTTAAGCATGTTTTTCGTGAAGCATCAGTGACATGTCCACAATTATCAAAATGTTGTGAAACGTCGTACCAACATGACAGTGATCTTTTGATGAAATCATCTAAGGACACTGGTTCTTTGATgttattaaatgataaactcaaaacaatattattcTCTTTTGAAGTTTTCATATAATTACATACTTTACATCGATCAAGATGAGTAAATTCatgttttaaattttgttgtaaatcACGCACTTGGTCACATAAACGCTCCAGAAAGATTACGGGATCCTGCTCGTTATcaagagaaaatttatcatcgaCGAATTGTATGAGTGCACTTGCATTCAAAACTTCAGAGCCttctatgtattttttcaataattcatttattactGAGTGCTCATCTTCGGGGGTGAGCAACAGTACTTGGCGTATTACGAGGGACCGAAATATGCATTGAATTACTGCATTAGCATAACTGGCACCACCGGCAGAATTGCATAGCCCACAGATAGACGAACTTATATCGACTTGTTTATTTTCTACATTCGTCTCATCATTTGAACCAATTTCAAAACCCAATGGGTGTCCCATACCTTCGGTCAATATTTATCGGGCAGAGGTATTTGTTTCATATCAGGTCTGTATTTTGCCCCAAGTCTATTGGATTCTTCAATGGCCGTAATGGAAGCTTTTGCCGAAGATGGATCGAAATTGATCAAATGGCCGCCTCCCAATGTAGTTACTCGTGTAAGAGCGACGTACGTTTGGCCAGAAGAAAATATGGTTTGTCCCACATCCATAACAGCAAGGTGTAAACTCAAGCCTTGACTCTTATGAATTGTAAATCCATAGCTCAAACAGATGAGAAACTGTCGTCTCGATATGTAAGCTCCACTCATGATTTCGAATTTTACGTCGATACGTTCAATTTCGTATTCTTTCCCCGATTCTAGGCGAACGGTTATAGAATTTATATATTCTGCTGCCTTATTAACGGATTTAGTAACTGCTGTTACAACTCCAATAGTTCCATTAACCAAaccagatctgattctctctaatctaaaattaaacagttgtctcaactggtcgcgtttcaggattcatccagtgtgatagcttctgctgatcactggatgattctgataaatgtctatatgttaccagacctaattctttctattctaaaattaaacagttgtctcaactggtcgcgtttcaggattcatccagtgtgatagctcctgctgatcattggatgattctgataaatgtctatatgttaccagatctgattctctctaatctaaaattaaacagttgtctcaactggtcgcgtttcaggattcatccagtgtgataactcctgctgatcactggatgattctgataaatgtctatctgttaccagatctgattctctctaatctaaaattaaacagttgtctcaactggtcgcgtttcaggattcatccagtgtgatagctcctgctgatcattggatgattctgataaatgtctatatgttaccagatctgattctctctaatctaaaattaaacagttgtctcaactggtcgcgtttcaggattcatccagtgtgataactcctgctgatcactggatgattctgataaatgtctatatgttaccagacctaattctttctattctaaaattaaacagttgtctcaactggtcgcgtttcaggattcatccagtgtgatagcttctgctgatcactggatgattctgataaatgtctatatgttaccagatctgattctctctaatctaaaattaaacagttgtctcaactggtcgcgtttcaggattcatccagtgtgatagctcctgctgatcattggatgattctgataaatgtctatatgttaccagatctgattctctctaatctaaaattaaacagttgtctcaactggtcgcgtttcaggattcatccagtgtgataactcctgctgatcactggatgattctgataaatgtctatctgttaccagatctgattctctctaatctaaaattaaacagttgtctcaactggtcgcgtttcaggattcatccagtgtgatagctcctgctgatcattggatgattctgataaatgtctatatgttaccagatctgattctctctaatctaaaattaaacagttgtctcaactggtcgcgtttcaggattcatccagtgtgataactcctgctgatcactggatgattctgataaatgtctatatgttaccagatgtgattctctctaatctaaaattaaacagttgtctcaactggtcgcgtttcaggattcatccagtgtgatagctcctgctgatcattggatgattctgataaatgtctatatgttaccagatctgattctctctaatctcaaattaaacagttgtctcaactggtcgcgtttcaggattcatccagtgtgatagctcctgctgatcactggatgattctgataaatgtctatatgttaccagacctaattctttctattctaaaattaaacagttgtctcaactggtcgcgtttcaggattcatccagtgtgatagctcctgctgatcactggatgattctgataaatgtctatctgttaccagatctgattctctctaatctaaaattaaacagttgtctcaactggtcgcgtttcaggattcatccagtgtgatagctcctgctgatcactagctgattctgataaatgtctatatgttaccagacctaattctttctattctaaaattaaacagttgtctcaactggtcgcgtttcaggattcatccagtgtgatagcttctgctgatcactggatgattctgataaatgtctatatgttaccagatctgattctctctaatctaaaattaaacagttgtctcaactggtcgcgtttcaggattcatccagtgtgatagctcctgctgatcattggatgattctgataaatgtctatatgttaccagatctgattctctctaatctaaaattaaacagttgtctcaactggtcgcgtttcaggattcatccagtgtgataactcctgctgatcactggatgattctgataaatgtctatctgttaccagatctgattctctctaatctaaaattaaacagttgtctcaactggtcgcgtttcaggattcatccagtgtgatagctcctgctgatcattggatgattctgataaatgtctatatgttaccagatctgattctctctaatctaaaattaaacagttgtctcaactggtcgcgtttcaggattcatccagtgtgatagctcctgcttatcactggatgattctgataaatgtctatatgttaccagacctaattctttctattctaaaattaaacagttgtctcaactggtcgcgtttcaggattcatccagtgtgatagctcctgctgatcactggatgattgtgataaatgtctatctgttaccagatctgattctctctaatttaaaattaaacagttgtctcaactggtcgcgtttcaggattcatccagtgtgatagctcctgctgatcactagctgattctgataaatgtctatatgctaccagacctaattctttctattctaaaattaaacagttgtctcaactggtcgcgtttcaggattcatccagtgtgatagcttctgctgatcactggatgaattTAGTAAATGCCTATATGTTATGTTcgccaattaatttaaaattagaaaaatcaagttgaaaaattgtggaagaataataataaattcgtgTCCTAGCTCGTcttaacgtgaaaaaaattgattatatgaTCAAGCTAAAGAAATTGCTCAAGCACATTTAAATACCAATATAAGCAAGTCTTATTTAATCCTAATAACTGTTATCGTACAAAAATAAACCTGGACAGAATTCGATTGGTCgcatctctcactctctcttcctttcattCTTGTTTTCATGCTCACGTTATATGGAAACTAAAATCGTTACTTCTTGTACTGAATtgccagaagaaaaaaatacaagttattgataatttgcATAATTTGAGGGTAACAATTAAGTCGTCGActgataaatttgaattattttgaagagTTCATTTTCGACGATCTCTAGGTCCACGACACTTTTGCCAACCTCTCATTTCTCGCGCTCGTCGCTGATTGCGAACCGACCACACAGCGCCCGTAGGAAACAaatgctgtcaactgttgaacAAAAATCTGACCGTTTCATTCTGAGATAATCGGACCgtggaaaatatgtaaaaaaatccgttGCTATGCGCGGATCTTTTTAATCAGGCGTTTAATTCGGAAAAACTTGACATAAATGAATATAGCATAGGCGGTTTAGGTAATGTAACTAAGTGTATTTTTGCTGCAAATTGCCGCGTTTTCACTCAGTTACGGAAATTAGTtttggaggtagtggaaggggtAGTTGTGTCATGTATAGATACTTGGGAGCACTCGGCTTATTTATTCGAGGTTTCGAAATAtatacttggccgatacgctcccGCGTATCTCGATGGCAATTCAGCGAAATAAAGCACGTTCTGAGCCTCCGTGGATATGTTAGCTGTGGAATCCAACAACTAAATCAGGAAACAATGCATATTAAATAGCCAGTATCAACGTGCGATCTACACAGTTTTCTACGCGATGAGCCCCAcattatattattaattattatactATTAATTGACAATGAAAGAATCCTCGTCTGTTACGTTGAATGAGAATTATCGTTATCCTTGGCTCACACATCCCGCTCGATTTCACCTTAACTCTTTTACCATACATCTATTTAGCAAGAACTGCATTGAGAAGTTTTACTATAATGGCTCCAGGGAAGGGTCACCAAAATGGCAAGGAGGATATCCAACTTGATTCCGAACGCCATGCGGAGAGTGGAAAATGGAACGGAGGAGCTGATTTTTAAGACTAGACGGAGAGTCACTAGCTGAAAATTCCCGCCCAATTGTCACTTTGTTAAAAAACATTTCCTCTTCATCAGTTCAAGTCCTGATTTCTTGGAAGCAACATTTTAACGTTTTATAATAACTAAAACTATACGGCAACGTGTGAGATACTCGACCGGGTTCAATAGTGGATTATTCATCGATTTTCTGTTCGTGCCTCCCTCTTTTCATGAAAACACTTTCAATAAGACAACAGTAAATCACcgttatcaataaaataaaaataaaaaaaagtttgcaAACAAACATGCAATAAAATGGAGAGGCAATGAAATACAATCTCGAAGATATCGATCGTGTGTGAAACGATTGATAGAACCatcatttattaatatttaggTCATtcattgttaaatttttttttttttgaaaatatattcctGCTCGATAACTCAAAAAATCCTTcgaattcattaaataataactttGAAAAATAGTTTCGGTGTTCTGGTGATCAAATTTGAAGATGCATTTAATGACAATGCTCGGTAGTTTAATTGttcgaaaaatggaaaaaaaattaaaaattgatagcaGAGTATTGTGGATATCTTTGGATCCTCGCTTTTGAAAAcagtcaataattttaatagtttGTTTGAACGTCAAAGTCACAGTTACAAGATAATCACGATAACTTTCTTGATAAATCTCAGTTTTGAAACCATGGTCAgcaagttgaaaaattgtatgTTTTTTAAAACTTCGTTTTTTGATAATGTGTTGCAATCAATTCATCCaatatcagaatttttcctcaatctcAGGTGAATAAGAGATGTTGATATGATacattccataaaaatataacATGAAATTCGAAACCATAGGCGTAAAGAATCataataatgaaagaaaaataataacactAAAGACCCGAATAAAAAAGGAGCGTTGACAAGTGTCGTGCTAATCTACTAACGAAAAATATATACAACATAGCAATAATTGCCTACTTGTTTTCACTTTTCCTACATAAAAACTGTAACTCACCTTTTTCGTTTCCCAAAACCACactcgttgaaaatatttctccatcTGGTGCACAATAATAACTGAAATTGTTTCTTTCTCATCATCATGAGCACGTTAACACtgagttattaaaaaattttatatgagTCGTGGAGTAGCTAGACAGTTTTGGGGGCCAACCGGGCCAACTGAGTGTTCCATACACTTGTGTTACCTAACCAAACTTTGATAGGACGTTTCACAGTATCAGCTGTTTAGTACATCGGCGTTGGACAACTACGTTCTCTAACCAGCATTGTTAGAAAAAATGGCCAGTCATACGTTATGGAAAACTCTACGAGTAATTAAGTACAACAAATGTCTCCCCTGCATAACCCCTTcattatttgttaataaacaaataactCAAGTGCAAGTGATACCGAAGTGGGTAAACTTAAGTGGAAATAGCTACTGTGATGTGGTTTCAGAAGAgcccaaaaaatcaaataatcgaAGGAAGATATTCATTCCCAAAATTACTCTTCTCGCAGAGAACGATAATATGACGGTGATAACTCTCGAGGAGGCTGAAAAACTGGCCAGGAGGCGAAATCTCAAGCTCATGAAGGTTGTTGATATTGACATGAGAACTGAGAGGCCTGTTTACAGGCTTATGAGAATACAGGATTTTATACAGGAAGAGGCAAAGGCTAAAAGTGAGGCCAAAAAAGTTAAGGACAGGATCATTAAGGAAGACAAGACAATAGCGATATCCGGAAAAATCACTGATCACGATCTTGATACTAAGATTAAGAGCATCCACAAAATGTTGAGAAAGAGGTACGGGGTCCGGGTGCTGGTGGCTACTGATGGAAATCTGGAGATAGCTGTAAGTTTTTGGTtgctttttttaaagaaaaaaagggaaaaatgggGCAATCATTCCAAGGGCCGGTCGgtaattaatcaatattttttgtataaaatgGTGGGTTTTAAATTgacatatttttcatctcaataTGGTACCAAGTTACACCAATTCAATGTAAGAACAATAAACAAAGGAAAGTAATGTTaataatgaaaacaaaatttcaaaattactaCCCTCAAGTTTGCAGAAAACGATTTTAATAGAAGATAGATCCTTGAACAATTGTGGGATTTAAAATCTTCAACTTTTAATTTACTCGGTGAAAAGGGAGTCAACCGTGATATATGTTGATTAGATAGAAATATAGAGTCAAGGGTGAGTTTAATATGGTAATCACTCTCAAACTATAATAATGTTGTATATCCCGCTTGAGAACAAATACattgcaaaaaaaagtcacaTAACTGTCCGAAACATCATCGtgacattttttccatttttttcctccaattttcaaaattatatccGCTGATGAAGTATAAAGATTTGCCCAGCCATGTTATACAATTTAATAAGCCTATTTGGTAAAGGAAAAGAAGTTACATTTACAAACATACTTAAACTTTTCGTGATGATTGGAATGTTTGCATAGAAAAATTTAAGGATTTATGCAATGTGTCTGTATAAGAAATTGCATAGCCACAGATGTCATCAGAAGAAATTTCAAGCTATTGCTTGGAAAGGGTTTAGTCActtcttcaaaaaatattagatGGCAATAAAAACGAAATGTGAAGTGTTTTTATAGGGTATAGGATATAAGGTAGAcacttgaataataaatacttTTAGCAGCGGAGATCTCTCTGCTAAATAATCTTTTaagttaaaaaaatctccaacgacatttatttcaatttttccgggatttatttttattttagaataCTCGGTAAAT from Diachasmimorpha longicaudata isolate KC_UGA_2023 chromosome 1, iyDiaLong2, whole genome shotgun sequence harbors:
- the LOC135167736 gene encoding uncharacterized protein LOC135167736, which produces MASHTLWKTLRVIKYNKCLPCITPSLFVNKQITQVQVIPKWVNLSGNSYCDVVSEEPKKSNNRRKIFIPKITLLAENDNMTVITLEEAEKLARRRNLKLMKVVDIDMRTERPVYRLMRIQDFIQEEAKAKSEAKKVKDRIIKEDKTIAISGKITDHDLDTKIKSIHKMLRKRYGVRVLVATDGNLEIAKRVRDTVIENCKEISKVVTKNDSAFNVKVTLRPVLENILQENRNEGTTGAEQDESHVN